A window of the Burkholderia sp. 9120 genome harbors these coding sequences:
- a CDS encoding capsular biosynthesis protein: MKQRVDATWPGPVWSRGPSGTPLLSWFVVPLRDTRAETFAAALNSALSRSDEEDGPYTGSAVERLMQRFARSHASTVRRAHSNCPAALLETSRTTRVMLIDERARSNSLGAVATRNSSQAFARMLQTAHAKHPHAEFWLARSDDQGSGRWLSASTDMLPPGIQRVAEHESLCASLAHVDHVFTLGAPEGMQALLAGVQVHTFGTPYYAGWGLTHDDLLFPQRTARPTLAALFDVVFLRFTRYLNPATHTPGTLDDLLDSIELQHAVQQRFADLQQVVGIRFQWWKRPFATPYIGASGAALRWTQTPQSVQTNECAVLWGARSAEGLAPEVQRVRIEDGFFHSTGLGSDMIAPRSQVIDRRGLYFDASQPSDLSVLLNETTFSEAELARAAALRDKVVKLGVTKYNLGRRRPAWTAPAGKHIVLVPGQVADDASIRLGTRAIGTADALLREVRRLRPDAFVVYKPHPDVLSGNRQGLVDAQQLADIVDTESDLLSLVDAAHEVHTLSSLAGFDALLRGKAVFTYGLPFYAGWGLTHDALAPLPWRHRTLTLDMLCAGALLRYPLYWDWHTRLFTTPEAVVEQLAPQAARPLEKVRGNRMRPLLKAIRWTRNGIRHAAWRVQQRLRNRTQ, from the coding sequence ATGAAGCAACGTGTCGATGCCACCTGGCCCGGTCCTGTCTGGTCGCGCGGGCCATCGGGCACACCTTTACTGTCGTGGTTCGTCGTACCGCTGCGCGATACGCGCGCCGAAACGTTCGCTGCCGCTTTGAATTCGGCGTTAAGCCGTAGCGATGAAGAAGACGGACCGTACACCGGGTCAGCCGTCGAACGTCTGATGCAACGTTTCGCGCGCAGCCATGCGTCGACCGTGCGCCGCGCGCACAGCAACTGCCCCGCCGCGCTACTCGAAACCAGCCGCACAACCCGCGTGATGCTCATCGACGAGCGCGCGCGATCGAACAGCCTCGGCGCAGTCGCAACACGCAACTCATCGCAGGCATTCGCGCGTATGTTGCAAACCGCGCACGCGAAACATCCGCACGCCGAATTCTGGCTCGCACGATCGGACGATCAAGGCAGTGGGCGCTGGCTGTCGGCATCGACGGACATGTTGCCGCCCGGCATTCAACGCGTGGCCGAACACGAATCGTTGTGCGCCTCGTTGGCGCATGTCGATCACGTCTTTACGCTCGGCGCGCCGGAAGGCATGCAAGCGCTGCTCGCGGGCGTTCAGGTTCACACGTTCGGCACACCCTATTACGCAGGCTGGGGCTTAACCCACGACGACCTGCTCTTCCCGCAACGCACCGCCCGCCCCACGCTCGCCGCCTTGTTCGACGTAGTGTTCCTGCGCTTCACCCGCTACCTGAACCCGGCCACGCACACACCCGGCACGCTCGACGATCTGCTCGACAGCATCGAATTGCAGCACGCAGTACAACAGCGCTTCGCCGATCTACAGCAGGTGGTGGGCATCCGCTTCCAATGGTGGAAGCGCCCGTTCGCGACGCCGTACATCGGCGCTAGCGGAGCCGCATTGCGCTGGACGCAAACGCCGCAATCGGTGCAGACCAACGAATGCGCGGTACTGTGGGGCGCTCGCAGCGCGGAAGGCCTCGCGCCCGAGGTTCAGCGCGTTCGCATTGAAGACGGCTTCTTTCATTCGACGGGACTCGGCTCGGACATGATCGCGCCGCGCAGCCAGGTGATCGATCGTCGCGGCCTCTATTTCGACGCGAGCCAGCCCAGCGATCTGAGCGTGCTGCTGAACGAAACCACCTTCTCCGAAGCCGAATTGGCGCGCGCGGCAGCCTTGCGCGACAAGGTCGTGAAACTCGGCGTCACCAAGTACAACCTCGGTCGTCGGCGGCCCGCGTGGACCGCGCCGGCGGGCAAACACATCGTGCTGGTGCCCGGCCAGGTGGCCGACGACGCGTCGATTCGCCTCGGCACACGCGCGATCGGCACGGCCGACGCGTTGCTGCGCGAAGTGCGCAGATTGCGTCCCGATGCCTTCGTGGTCTACAAGCCGCACCCCGATGTACTGTCGGGCAATCGACAGGGACTCGTCGACGCGCAACAACTCGCGGATATCGTCGATACGGAAAGCGATCTGTTGTCGCTCGTCGACGCGGCGCATGAAGTTCACACGTTATCGTCGCTGGCCGGCTTCGACGCGCTATTACGCGGCAAAGCGGTGTTCACCTACGGACTGCCGTTCTACGCCGGCTGGGGATTGACCCACGACGCGCTCGCGCCGCTGCCGTGGCGGCATCGCACGTTGACGCTCGACATGCTATGCGCGGGCGCGTTGCTGCGCTATCCGCTCTACTGGGACTGGCACACGCGCCTCTTCACCACACCGGAAGCCGTGGTGGAACAACTCGCGCCGCAAGCTGCCCGCCCGCTCGAAAAAGTGCGCGGTAACCGCATGCGGCCGCTGCTCAAAGCAATTCGCTGGACACGCAACGGAATACGCCATGCCGCATGGCGCGTCCAGCAGCGGCTCAGGAATCGCACGCAATAG
- a CDS encoding glycosyltransferase family 1 protein, producing MSTLFLDVTRLLTRLFDGLLPTGVDRVGLAYIEKYGAKSRAILSERGFSTMLSERDSQQTFAWLLASTRNRNAIRALIARACLNRLRETRLSGILLHTSHNGMEFDRYYDAMTRRQIRSVFMVHDLIPLTHAEYCRPGIDSIHRRRMHTALNRASGLIMNSQATLDSLTAEAQRAGLEQPPCVVARLASGVMQRPPAPRPLPTPYFVMLGTIEPRKNHWFILHVWRRLVEQLGATAPKLVVIGRRGWECENVVDMLERCDSLKGVVIEESHCSDEQLHAYLQHAQALLFPSFVEGYGMPLAEALALRVPVLASDLDVFHEIADNIPEYLDPLDGPGWLARIQAYSRANSPERDAQLKRIENFREPTWAEHFEHVDGFLETLR from the coding sequence GTGTCAACCCTCTTTCTCGACGTCACACGTCTTCTTACGCGCCTATTTGACGGGCTTTTGCCCACCGGCGTAGATCGCGTCGGCCTCGCCTACATTGAAAAATACGGCGCTAAATCACGTGCCATTCTTAGCGAGCGCGGCTTTTCCACGATGTTGAGTGAACGGGATTCGCAGCAAACGTTTGCATGGCTTCTCGCGTCCACTCGAAATCGGAATGCAATTCGCGCGCTAATCGCGCGCGCCTGCCTAAATCGCCTGCGAGAAACAAGGCTTAGCGGAATCCTGTTGCACACCAGTCACAACGGCATGGAATTCGACCGTTATTACGACGCAATGACACGGCGCCAGATTCGCTCCGTATTCATGGTTCACGATCTGATTCCGCTGACACACGCAGAATATTGTCGCCCCGGCATCGATTCGATTCATCGGCGCCGTATGCACACAGCATTAAATCGGGCAAGCGGACTGATCATGAATTCGCAGGCCACGCTCGACTCGCTCACGGCCGAAGCGCAACGCGCCGGCCTCGAACAACCGCCCTGCGTGGTCGCACGTCTGGCCTCCGGCGTCATGCAACGCCCTCCTGCACCGCGTCCATTGCCCACGCCTTACTTCGTGATGCTCGGCACGATCGAGCCGCGCAAGAACCACTGGTTCATCCTGCACGTATGGCGCCGTCTCGTCGAACAACTCGGCGCGACCGCCCCGAAACTCGTCGTGATCGGCCGGCGTGGTTGGGAGTGCGAGAACGTCGTCGACATGCTGGAGCGCTGCGATAGCCTGAAAGGCGTCGTGATAGAAGAATCGCACTGCTCCGACGAGCAGTTGCATGCCTATTTGCAACACGCTCAGGCGCTCTTGTTCCCTTCGTTTGTCGAAGGCTATGGCATGCCGCTCGCCGAAGCACTCGCACTCAGAGTACCGGTACTCGCAAGCGATCTGGATGTATTCCACGAAATCGCCGACAACATTCCCGAGTACCTCGATCCACTGGACGGTCCGGGTTGGCTTGCTCGCATTCAGGCCTACTCTCGCGCGAATAGTCCCGAGCGTGATGCTCAATTGAAGCGTATCGAGAACTTTCGCGAGCCCACGTGGGCAGAACATTTCGAACACGTCGACGGCTTTCTCGAGACGCTGCGCTAG
- a CDS encoding polysaccharide biosynthesis/export family protein, translating into MSRLSSRMVFAAVAFGAVSLSGCSSIPTSGPSTSQINNAGAAANPAGIQIVDVTDEVARKLFAERSIGDFSATLGNSTTFQQQLGVGDTIEVSIWEAPPATLFGAAQIDSKGGTTNARVTVLPDQTIDGDGKINVPFAGELRAVGRTPTQLQRDITARLKNIAHDPQVLVKLSRNATSYVTVVGDVASSNRMPLSARGERLLDALATAGGVKQPVDKITLQVTRGDIVASLPLETVIRDPRQNVPLHAGDVVTALFQPFSFTSLGATGKNQEINFEAQGITLAQALARAGGLEDSRSDAQGVFIFRLEDAKALPWPNTPVRTTADGKVPVVYRVNLRDPNSFFVAQSFMMDNKDLLYVSNAPIAEVQKFLNVVFSVAYPVITGVQTFK; encoded by the coding sequence ATGTCGCGTCTGTCTAGTCGTATGGTTTTTGCCGCAGTCGCCTTTGGGGCGGTCTCGCTGAGTGGTTGCTCGAGTATTCCGACTTCGGGGCCCAGTACTTCACAAATAAACAATGCCGGCGCTGCCGCCAATCCGGCGGGGATCCAGATTGTCGATGTGACGGATGAGGTCGCGCGCAAGCTCTTTGCGGAGCGCAGTATCGGCGACTTCTCGGCTACGTTGGGTAATAGCACGACGTTCCAGCAGCAGCTTGGCGTAGGCGACACGATCGAGGTATCGATCTGGGAAGCGCCGCCCGCCACGCTGTTCGGCGCCGCGCAAATCGATTCGAAGGGCGGTACGACCAATGCACGTGTAACGGTTCTGCCCGATCAGACTATCGACGGCGACGGCAAGATCAATGTGCCTTTCGCCGGCGAATTGAGAGCCGTGGGCCGTACGCCGACCCAATTGCAGCGTGATATCACGGCGCGCCTGAAGAACATCGCGCACGATCCGCAGGTCCTGGTGAAGCTCTCGCGCAATGCGACGTCGTACGTCACGGTGGTGGGCGACGTGGCGAGTAGCAACCGGATGCCGCTGAGCGCGCGTGGCGAGCGTCTGCTCGATGCATTGGCGACTGCCGGCGGCGTCAAACAGCCGGTCGACAAGATCACGCTTCAGGTCACGCGTGGCGACATCGTGGCGTCGCTGCCGCTTGAAACGGTGATTCGCGATCCGCGTCAGAACGTGCCGCTGCATGCGGGCGACGTGGTCACTGCATTGTTTCAGCCGTTTAGCTTTACGTCGCTGGGTGCGACCGGCAAGAATCAGGAAATCAATTTCGAGGCGCAAGGCATTACGTTGGCGCAGGCGTTGGCTCGCGCGGGTGGCCTGGAAGATTCACGGTCGGATGCACAGGGCGTGTTTATTTTCCGGCTCGAAGACGCAAAAGCATTGCCGTGGCCGAATACGCCCGTGCGCACTACCGCGGATGGCAAAGTGCCGGTGGTTTATCGCGTGAACCTTCGTGACCCGAATTCGTTCTTCGTCGCGCAGAGTTTTATGATGGATAACAAGGATCTGCTGTACGTGTCGAATGCGCCGATCGCCGAGGTGCAGAAGTTCTTGAATGTGGTGTTCTCGGTGGCGTATCCGGTGATTACGGGGGTTCAGACGTTTAAGTAA
- a CDS encoding glycosyltransferase family 1 protein, with the protein MKRVVAIDGHNLALQRGTGVATYAKNLADNIKEAGWDSWSLYGGPISASQTPLMREISFFDYLGGTAPKKGWVSDAYAQTKELFRAPLGYKVIDIPTTGKVEARRFAGRLPEESKIFNVENLFNVSRRYFKKYNKFLRVRFSEPPDVMHWTYPLPIKVVGVPNIYTIHDLVPLRLPYTTLDNKRYYHRLIKGCIENGKHICTVSEKSKEDILRLFEVPESKITNTYQSVETSLVAGTKSQSEAELEVAGIYGLAPQSYFLFFGAIEPKKNVARLIEAFLSARLDAKLVIVGAMAWKSGEEMKLLDSMLKQRAGLSERIQVFDYAPRPFLLSLIRAAKAVVFPSLYEGFGLPILEAMQLGVPTLCSTEGSLPEVAGNASVYVDPYDVAAIARGLKILDQDHEVRRQLTLAGAERAMIFDAQSYRTRLMNMYEKVM; encoded by the coding sequence ATGAAGCGCGTTGTCGCAATCGATGGACATAACTTGGCATTGCAGCGGGGGACGGGCGTGGCCACTTACGCCAAAAATCTGGCTGACAACATCAAAGAAGCTGGCTGGGATTCGTGGAGCCTGTACGGTGGCCCAATCTCGGCCAGTCAGACGCCGCTAATGCGTGAAATCTCGTTCTTCGATTACCTTGGCGGCACAGCGCCAAAAAAAGGCTGGGTTTCGGATGCCTACGCGCAGACCAAAGAGCTGTTTCGTGCGCCTTTGGGATACAAGGTCATCGATATCCCGACGACAGGAAAAGTAGAGGCGCGTCGTTTTGCTGGACGGTTGCCGGAAGAATCGAAAATATTTAATGTTGAAAATCTATTCAACGTTTCTCGCCGTTATTTCAAAAAATATAACAAATTTCTAAGGGTTCGTTTTTCGGAGCCACCGGACGTCATGCATTGGACCTACCCTTTGCCTATCAAAGTGGTTGGCGTTCCGAATATCTATACCATTCACGATCTGGTGCCGCTACGCCTTCCATACACAACGCTCGATAACAAGCGGTACTACCATCGCTTAATAAAAGGCTGTATCGAAAACGGCAAGCACATCTGCACAGTTTCTGAAAAATCTAAAGAAGACATCCTTCGTTTGTTCGAGGTGCCTGAATCCAAAATCACGAATACGTATCAATCGGTAGAAACTAGTCTGGTGGCGGGCACCAAGAGTCAGAGTGAGGCAGAATTGGAAGTCGCCGGTATCTATGGCCTTGCCCCGCAGAGTTACTTCCTTTTCTTTGGGGCGATCGAACCGAAAAAGAACGTCGCACGACTGATCGAAGCATTTCTGTCTGCGCGTCTGGACGCAAAGCTCGTGATCGTAGGCGCAATGGCCTGGAAGTCTGGCGAGGAAATGAAGTTGTTAGATAGCATGCTAAAGCAGCGTGCCGGTTTGAGCGAGCGAATCCAGGTTTTCGATTATGCGCCTCGTCCATTTCTTCTAAGTTTGATTCGCGCGGCCAAGGCGGTCGTGTTTCCGTCGTTGTACGAAGGCTTTGGCCTGCCCATCCTCGAAGCCATGCAGTTGGGCGTCCCGACCCTCTGCTCGACCGAGGGCTCGTTGCCGGAAGTTGCCGGCAATGCGAGTGTGTACGTCGATCCGTACGACGTTGCAGCGATTGCGCGCGGGCTGAAAATACTCGATCAAGATCACGAGGTTCGTCGTCAATTGACGTTGGCGGGCGCCGAGCGGGCAATGATCTTCGACGCGCAGAGCTACCGCACGCGACTGATGAACATGTACGAGAAGGTGATGTAA
- a CDS encoding sugar nucleotide-binding protein has product MNKFVLTGGSGLLGGAFQNVLADFDLAHLNRDQFRTLSEKALVESIQSARPTVVINCAAATNVESAEQNPNDDVVANTYLPGILARACREAGALLVHFSSTGCYGDWKTEPYLETDELRPTTVHHRNKVAGEAAIVQSGCRHIIVRTGWLYGGAPALSKNFVWKRLLEARSKPEMTSDASQRGNPTYIGSVARQVMRIVDSGETGVFNVVAQGVASRFEYVAAIVEASGLSCRVSPGPAFARVAKVSPNEGALNARLQALGIDMMPTWNESLEVYVREMLQSPTWTALTNDTAA; this is encoded by the coding sequence ATGAATAAATTCGTCCTCACAGGAGGTAGCGGGCTGCTAGGCGGCGCATTCCAGAACGTACTGGCTGACTTCGATCTCGCCCACCTGAATCGTGATCAATTCAGAACGTTAAGCGAGAAAGCGCTGGTTGAGTCGATCCAATCGGCGCGACCAACCGTCGTCATCAATTGCGCAGCGGCTACCAACGTTGAATCTGCCGAGCAGAATCCAAACGATGACGTCGTGGCTAATACCTATCTGCCCGGAATTCTGGCACGGGCGTGTCGTGAAGCTGGAGCACTGCTGGTTCACTTCTCAAGCACCGGTTGCTATGGTGACTGGAAAACCGAGCCGTACTTGGAAACCGATGAACTGCGCCCAACCACGGTGCATCACCGAAACAAAGTGGCCGGCGAGGCCGCGATCGTGCAGAGCGGCTGCCGTCATATCATTGTTCGAACGGGTTGGCTCTACGGAGGTGCACCGGCGCTGAGCAAAAATTTCGTCTGGAAGCGTCTACTCGAAGCACGCAGCAAGCCCGAAATGACCAGCGATGCATCTCAACGGGGCAACCCGACCTATATCGGAAGTGTCGCTCGGCAAGTCATGAGGATTGTCGATTCTGGAGAGACTGGAGTCTTCAACGTCGTCGCGCAAGGTGTCGCTAGCCGGTTTGAGTACGTGGCGGCGATCGTCGAAGCTTCCGGCTTATCGTGCAGGGTCAGTCCGGGACCCGCCTTCGCGCGGGTCGCAAAGGTATCTCCGAATGAAGGGGCATTAAATGCCCGACTGCAGGCACTTGGCATCGACATGATGCCGACATGGAATGAGTCTCTTGAAGTCTACGTGCGTGAAATGCTTCAATCCCCAACATGGACGGCATTGACCAACGACACGGCCGCGTAG
- the rfbG gene encoding CDP-glucose 4,6-dehydratase, producing MLEMTLKAGEFNVPLFNNAYSGRKVLITGHTGFKGSWLATWLAKLGAHVCGYSNGIPTTPSLFEAASIHKSIRHEIGDIRDVERLRALHREFKPDFVFHLAAQAIVSTSYAEPFETFGVNAMGTAAVLEALREADWPCVAVVITSDKAYDNVEWPWGYRETDRLGGKDIYSGSKGAAELVFNSYFHSFFTKPGHPVRLATARAGNVIGGGDWAADRIVADCIRAWCNNKPVQIRSPNATRPWQHVLEPLSGYLTLASRMVDRAELNGESFNFGPRAEQNATVLELLASLAKVWGFENPSEGYVVTNNSPFQESSLLKLNIDKALLELRWEPNLSYAECMEMTGVWYRDVQKSDAPALELTTRQIAEYERAAGERQRTWAQ from the coding sequence ATGCTGGAAATGACGCTTAAAGCTGGAGAATTTAACGTGCCCCTTTTCAATAATGCGTACAGCGGCCGCAAGGTCCTGATCACTGGACATACCGGCTTCAAGGGAAGCTGGCTCGCGACATGGTTGGCGAAACTAGGTGCGCACGTGTGCGGCTACTCGAACGGCATTCCTACGACTCCGTCCCTGTTCGAAGCAGCCTCAATTCATAAAAGTATCCGCCACGAAATTGGCGATATTCGTGATGTTGAGCGCCTCCGAGCCCTGCACCGCGAGTTCAAGCCCGATTTCGTGTTCCATCTCGCGGCCCAAGCCATCGTCTCGACCTCGTATGCGGAACCGTTCGAAACCTTCGGCGTGAACGCAATGGGGACGGCGGCCGTACTCGAAGCGCTGCGTGAGGCCGATTGGCCGTGCGTGGCTGTTGTTATTACCAGCGACAAAGCCTACGACAACGTCGAGTGGCCTTGGGGATATCGGGAAACCGATCGCCTCGGTGGCAAGGACATCTACAGCGGCTCCAAGGGCGCGGCAGAACTCGTCTTCAATTCGTACTTTCACTCGTTCTTTACGAAGCCGGGCCACCCTGTCCGTCTGGCGACAGCTCGAGCCGGAAATGTCATAGGTGGCGGCGACTGGGCAGCCGATCGAATTGTCGCGGATTGCATTCGCGCGTGGTGCAACAACAAACCTGTCCAGATTCGCAGCCCCAACGCTACGCGTCCGTGGCAGCACGTGCTTGAGCCGTTGAGCGGCTATCTGACGCTAGCCAGCAGGATGGTGGATCGAGCAGAACTTAACGGTGAGAGTTTTAATTTCGGGCCGCGCGCGGAACAGAATGCGACGGTTCTCGAACTGCTTGCGTCGCTGGCCAAAGTCTGGGGTTTCGAAAATCCGAGCGAAGGCTACGTCGTAACTAATAACTCCCCTTTCCAGGAATCCAGCCTACTCAAGCTCAATATTGACAAAGCATTGCTAGAACTGCGTTGGGAACCCAATCTATCTTACGCGGAATGCATGGAGATGACTGGAGTCTGGTATCGCGACGTTCAGAAATCGGACGCTCCGGCATTGGAACTGACCACTCGCCAGATCGCGGAGTACGAGCGCGCTGCGGGTGAACGCCAAAGAACCTGGGCACAATAG
- the rfbF gene encoding glucose-1-phosphate cytidylyltransferase: MQQDQKIPVVLLAGGLGTRLREETETKPKPMVEVGGFPILWHIMKNYASFGFNEFVICLGYKGEKIKDFFLNYHTRQGSLTVDLENGGITMHQDSGKDSWKVHLLDTGAETMTGGRIKQASQFLGNRTFMATYGDGVANVNISDLVAHHRAQRRLATLTAVRPPARFGGLAINDASVTTFTEKPQIGEGWINGGFMVFEPQIVDLIESNETILERTPLELLARDKELSAFCHDGFWQCMDTVRDLVFLRELWDKGNAPWKCWK; this comes from the coding sequence ATGCAACAAGACCAAAAAATTCCCGTCGTACTTCTGGCCGGTGGGCTGGGAACTCGCCTGAGAGAGGAAACGGAAACCAAACCCAAACCGATGGTAGAGGTGGGCGGTTTTCCGATTCTGTGGCACATCATGAAGAACTATGCCTCATTCGGATTCAACGAATTTGTCATTTGCCTCGGCTACAAGGGCGAGAAGATCAAAGACTTTTTCCTGAACTACCACACCCGTCAAGGTAGCCTGACCGTTGATCTGGAAAACGGCGGCATTACAATGCATCAGGACTCGGGCAAGGATTCGTGGAAGGTTCATCTGCTCGATACTGGCGCGGAAACCATGACCGGCGGTCGTATCAAGCAGGCCTCGCAGTTCCTCGGAAATCGCACATTCATGGCGACTTACGGAGACGGCGTGGCAAATGTGAATATCAGCGATCTGGTGGCTCACCATCGCGCGCAGCGTCGCCTTGCAACACTGACTGCCGTTCGCCCGCCTGCCCGCTTCGGTGGCCTCGCGATCAATGACGCTTCGGTCACCACTTTCACCGAAAAACCGCAGATCGGCGAAGGTTGGATCAACGGTGGATTCATGGTTTTCGAACCGCAGATTGTTGACTTGATCGAATCGAATGAAACGATTCTGGAACGCACTCCGCTTGAATTGCTTGCGAGAGATAAAGAACTGAGCGCGTTTTGCCATGACGGATTCTGGCAATGTATGGACACTGTTCGCGATCTCGTTTTTCTGCGCGAGTTGTGGGACAAAGGCAACGCCCCGTGGAAATGCTGGAAATGA
- a CDS encoding glycosyltransferase has translation MPIPKQSNPKIIHRIYFDNFSPFHDPFEHYLESWAREMPDYKVMRWNMTNLDVYENAWTTTAFNNGAPVFLSEYFRWKVLAEYGGIYLDADCELLDGKILHGLIEDLYSQDEYDVFFGVEEKENGHPTAQTFAAKKGAELVQFMKNLYDNCLPDLWPWREKRGLIGPQLMSLHFLKKGINVADDGFFKNLESPVVAARAKVYPQTYFSPKFTILGDTLDYQEGKTCIYHMFANSNVDFSKNKFSRKAREQALTFSEYRESLAKASAFPRHFDASWMQTRVGVQTESGIEVNVPDGVALYGPYASLPQGNYVARIQCTTLPLHGTAHVAITERNGANTLNEARMSFPLNRDRDLLVPFSTSVNGAKNLEVVLSVQNIDRMTIKSVELDLDVIKAPAVGSTKSLEKTKSLKILHRIYFGFDGKPDQFQAYLRTWQEQLPDFKIMHWNASNLPMDINPYVKKLHAERDHAFLTDFFRWYVLREFGGSYLDADVEIVNGDVYRGLIEELEQRSEYDAFIGIDEKKGGWYTAHSMASKPDSEISKFMCELYTNFGSFTAWRKKGFYFWAPQLVALYFANKGHHVDGMGTSPNIDAPVIVANTKIYPQDWFSPLAPTGNPAQPFILNGLSENTSLCHHFACSWHDAGSIYLDHSRTKGGQANTLLKDIASPQEFQYSGDGSQLSTTIGIKSGNQILTNRSAGHLVYGPYINLDKGKYKLSYTFGDYKSLKDTAVDVTASAGEITVVKSTPVHKLDSDKNFSIEFEAHEALEKVEFRMHVSAHSDFALSGVALKRLI, from the coding sequence ATGCCGATCCCGAAACAGAGTAATCCGAAGATTATTCACCGTATTTATTTCGACAACTTTTCCCCTTTTCATGATCCGTTCGAGCACTACCTCGAATCATGGGCGAGGGAGATGCCGGACTATAAGGTCATGCGCTGGAACATGACAAACCTCGACGTCTACGAAAATGCATGGACGACGACAGCCTTCAATAACGGTGCACCGGTATTTTTGTCGGAATACTTCCGCTGGAAAGTGCTAGCCGAATATGGCGGCATCTATCTAGATGCAGATTGCGAATTGCTGGACGGGAAGATCCTGCATGGTTTGATAGAAGATCTGTACTCTCAAGACGAGTACGACGTGTTCTTCGGCGTGGAAGAAAAGGAAAACGGCCACCCTACGGCGCAGACTTTCGCGGCGAAGAAAGGCGCCGAGCTCGTGCAATTCATGAAGAATCTGTACGATAACTGCTTACCTGACCTATGGCCGTGGCGCGAAAAGCGCGGTTTGATAGGTCCGCAACTGATGTCACTCCACTTCTTGAAGAAGGGCATCAACGTAGCCGACGACGGTTTCTTCAAAAACCTGGAAAGCCCCGTTGTGGCTGCGCGGGCGAAGGTTTATCCCCAAACCTATTTCTCGCCGAAGTTCACGATCCTTGGGGACACGCTCGACTACCAGGAAGGCAAAACGTGCATCTATCACATGTTTGCCAATTCTAACGTCGATTTCTCGAAGAACAAGTTTTCAAGGAAGGCGCGGGAGCAGGCGCTAACGTTCTCGGAATATCGCGAATCCTTGGCAAAGGCATCAGCTTTTCCCCGGCATTTCGACGCATCGTGGATGCAAACTCGTGTCGGTGTGCAAACCGAATCCGGCATCGAAGTTAACGTTCCCGACGGCGTGGCACTGTACGGTCCCTACGCAAGCCTGCCCCAGGGTAACTACGTCGCAAGAATCCAATGTACGACGCTCCCGCTGCACGGCACCGCCCACGTTGCGATTACCGAACGAAATGGCGCGAACACGCTGAATGAAGCAAGAATGTCGTTTCCGCTCAACCGTGACCGGGATCTACTTGTGCCATTCTCCACTTCCGTAAATGGCGCAAAAAATCTGGAAGTCGTGCTGTCCGTTCAAAACATTGATCGTATGACAATCAAATCTGTCGAGTTGGATCTAGACGTAATCAAAGCGCCGGCCGTAGGGAGCACAAAATCATTGGAGAAGACCAAGTCTCTGAAGATATTGCACCGCATCTATTTTGGCTTCGATGGCAAGCCTGATCAATTCCAAGCTTACTTGCGCACCTGGCAAGAGCAACTGCCTGACTTCAAGATCATGCACTGGAACGCATCGAACCTGCCGATGGACATTAACCCGTACGTCAAGAAGCTGCATGCAGAACGGGACCACGCGTTTCTGACTGACTTCTTCCGATGGTATGTACTCCGCGAATTCGGTGGATCGTATTTGGACGCCGACGTGGAAATCGTCAACGGAGACGTCTATCGCGGCCTGATCGAAGAACTCGAACAGCGTTCCGAATATGATGCTTTTATCGGCATTGACGAGAAGAAAGGCGGCTGGTACACCGCGCATTCAATGGCTTCGAAGCCCGATAGCGAAATAAGCAAATTCATGTGCGAGCTGTACACGAATTTCGGCAGTTTCACTGCATGGCGTAAGAAGGGCTTTTATTTCTGGGCACCGCAACTCGTTGCACTGTACTTCGCCAATAAGGGGCATCACGTCGACGGCATGGGTACCTCTCCGAACATCGACGCACCCGTGATCGTTGCGAATACGAAGATCTATCCGCAGGACTGGTTCTCCCCGCTCGCGCCGACCGGTAATCCGGCTCAGCCGTTCATTCTGAACGGACTGAGCGAAAACACCAGTTTGTGCCATCACTTTGCGTGCTCCTGGCACGACGCCGGCTCGATCTATCTCGATCATTCGCGAACCAAAGGCGGTCAGGCAAATACATTGCTCAAAGACATTGCCAGCCCGCAAGAATTCCAGTACTCGGGAGATGGTTCACAATTGAGCACCACCATTGGCATCAAGAGCGGCAACCAGATTCTGACCAATCGGTCGGCGGGTCATCTTGTTTATGGCCCGTACATCAATCTCGATAAAGGGAAATACAAGCTTTCGTATACCTTTGGAGATTACAAATCGCTGAAGGACACAGCTGTCGACGTGACCGCTAGCGCAGGTGAAATCACAGTGGTCAAATCGACACCTGTTCACAAGCTGGACTCGGACAAGAATTTTTCGATTGAATTTGAAGCCCACGAGGCACTCGAGAAAGTGGAGTTCCGCATGCACGTCAGCGCTCATTCAGACTTCGCGCTTTCCGGCGTCGCGCTTAAACGGCTGATCTAA